A region from the Vicia villosa cultivar HV-30 ecotype Madison, WI linkage group LG3, Vvil1.0, whole genome shotgun sequence genome encodes:
- the LOC131661980 gene encoding arogenate dehydrogenase 1, chloroplastic-like has protein sequence MSSSKCLKIGIVGFGTFGQFLANTMIKQGHTLTATSRTDYSQLCLQMGIHFFKDVTALLEADMDVILLCTSISSLSEVVGSMPLACLKRPTLFVDVLSVKEHPRNLLLRVVPEELDILCTHPMFGPVSGKNGWQNLTFMYDRVRIKDEATCSKFLQIFESEGCKMVEMSCEEHDRAAAKSQFITHTIGRTLAEMDIKSTPIDTKGFQALVQLKEPVMGCSFDLYSGLYVYNRFARQELENLEHALHKVKEMLVRTMDEGQNSERTES, from the exons ATGTCGTCTTCCAAATGTTTGAAAATTGGAATTGTTGGGTTTGGTACATTTGGTCAATTTCTGGCAAATACAATGATCAAACAAGGCCATACTTTAACTGCAACTTCAAGAACAGATTACTCTCAACTCTGTCTCCAAATGGGTATCCATTTCTTTAAAGATGTTACAGCATTACTTGAGGCTGACATGGATGTCATACTGTTATGCACATCTATTTCGTCGCTGTCCGAGGTTGTCGGGTCAATGCCACTCGCTTGTCTGAAACGTCCGACGCTTTTTGTTGATGTTCTTTCGGTTAAAGAGCATCCAAGGAACCTTCTTTTAAGA GTGGTGCCAGAGGAGTTAGACATACTCTGCACACATCCAATGTTTGGACCAGTGAGTGGGAAAAATGGATGGCAAAATCTGACTTTCATGTATGACAGAGTTCGAATAAAGGATGAAGCTACCTGTTCTAAATTTCTCCAAATTTTCGAAAGTGAG GGTTGCAAGATGGTAGAAATGTCATGTGAGGAACATGATAGAGCAGCTGCAAAGAGCCAATTTATCACGCACACAATAGGCAG GACATTGGCTGAAATGGATATTAAATCTACACCTATTGACACCAAGGGCTTTCAGGCACTTGTTCAGTTG AAAGAACCTGTCATGGGATGCAGTTTTGATCTGTATAGTGGATTATATGTGTACAACAGATTCGCCAGACAAGAG CTGGAAAACCTTGAACATGCCCTACATAAAGTCAAAGAGATGCTGGTTCGAACGATGGATGAAGGACAGAACTCAGAAAGAACTGAAAGTTGA